The Haloprofundus salinisoli sequence GGCTGAAACGAGCAGATGTCGTCACCCTCGATTCGTTCGACGTGTACGTGGACACGACCGTCGTCTGTGGCGAGTGCGACCGGTCGCTGTCGTTTCCCGAGTTACTCGACCGTGGGAACTGCCGCTGTCAGACCGACGGGCGGAGCGCCGACAGTCCGTCAGTCGAACGACAGCGCAACGGCGAGAAAGCGGGTTACGTGGAGTAGCACACCCCGAACCGGGGTCCCAGTCGCAGGCGAGATTCGATTGTTGGGAACTGTACCTTCACGACGGTGCCTCGCGCAGGCGCGAGACAAAACATTGAAAATGGAATAGTCGGGGCGGAGATTCGAAATCAGACAGTTGAGAGTTTGTACTGCGGAATTGCCGGACTACAGGACGGTACCGGCGAATAAGAACACCAGAAACGCGTACCAGAGGCCGACAAGGAGGTTTCGCTTCGGAGCGTGAGGACGCATTCCGGGTACGTATCGTGTGGTGTTCATGGTGAAGTGGACGTGACTTCGGCCTCGGGTGCTTTCCGAGACGACCGTTCTATCGTACGGAAGTATCACAGATAGCTATGTGCGGCGTTACCCGGAGTAACAGTAGCTTAGTCGATCGAGAGAACCCATCGTGAGTACTGACTGAGACGAGAGTACGCCGCGGCCAGGGAGGTATTGCTCGGACAATCTGTCGATTATCGAGAGGAAATCTCCGACTGAACGAGGGGTCCCTCAGGGCACCAAAACCGTCGTATTCACAGTCATTAAACGCTATATTACTGGATTTTCTGAATAAGAATGAATACGGACTACACACTTGGTAAGGTGTGATGTTCGCGGAACTGAGTCCTGTCGGCGAAAGCAGACGATCGAAGACACCGAATCCGGCGGCGAGAGAGGACGTCGTCTTCGATCTCCTCAAAAACGACCGCCGCCGGATGGTGATGGCGCTGTTGGCCGAGGAGGTCGAATCGGTAACTATCGGCGATATCGCTCGGACGATCGCGGCCGCCGAAGCGGAGGAAACCCCGGCACCGGAGAAGGTATACAAGAGCGTCTACGTCTCGCTCCAACAGACGCACCTCCCGAAGTTGGCGGAGAACGGCGTCATTGAGTACAATCAAAGCACCGGAACGGTCGCACCGGGACCGAACCTCGAAGACGTGCTCGTGTACGTCGAGCCTTCGACCGTCCGCGACGTCTGGCAGTCCGAAGAGCTGATTCTCGGGCTAGTCGGGCTCGGAGCGACGCTCGGTGCGGTCGTCGGTGTACCGATCGTGAGCGTGTTAGCAGCCGAGGTGTGGGCGGTGCTCTTCTTCACTGCGATTATCTGTCTGAACGCCTACCGCCTCCTCGCGTAGCGAAGCCTCAGAGCAACCGAACGGGACTCAGATCGGGCCGTGACCCGTTACGCGCCGACTCCGTCGAATCCGTCGAATCGATCGTCGGCGGTGATCACTTTCCTCACGATATCAGCGTCCTCGAGCAGACGGTGGGTACTGTACACACCGCGACCACGGCCGCGACTCGTGCGAGTGGAGTTGATGACGTTCAAAAACGCCTGTTCCTGGAGAATCTCGTTGACCCGCCGCTCCGACAACTGGTC is a genomic window containing:
- a CDS encoding DUF7344 domain-containing protein, translating into MFAELSPVGESRRSKTPNPAAREDVVFDLLKNDRRRMVMALLAEEVESVTIGDIARTIAAAEAEETPAPEKVYKSVYVSLQQTHLPKLAENGVIEYNQSTGTVAPGPNLEDVLVYVEPSTVRDVWQSEELILGLVGLGATLGAVVGVPIVSVLAAEVWAVLFFTAIICLNAYRLLA